Proteins co-encoded in one Arachis hypogaea cultivar Tifrunner chromosome 13, arahy.Tifrunner.gnm2.J5K5, whole genome shotgun sequence genomic window:
- the LOC112732319 gene encoding uncharacterized protein, whose protein sequence is MASRALSLPTSRIPCQRFIHNSKVLVCFPSRAIDNSGRKFCYSIHSMGSSASSQSHQADNTSFESGADIVDYKSVRDEEWKKRLTSEQFYITRQKGTERAFTGEYWNTKTEGTYHCICCDTPLFESSTKFNSGTGWPSYYQPIGNNVKSKLDLSIIFMPRQEVLCAVCDAHLGHVFDDGPPPTGKRYCINSAALRLKPTQ, encoded by the exons ATGGCTTCTCGTGCTTTGAGTTTACCGACATCTCGTATTCCTTGCCAGAGGTTTATTCATAATTCTAAGGTCTTGGTATGTTTTCCTTCACGTGCTATTGACAATTCCGGAAGGAAATTTTGTTATTCAATCCATTCAATGGGTTCCTCTGCTTCTTCCCAATCCCACCAAGCAGACAACACTTCCTTTGAATCAG GTGCTGACATTGTTGATTATAAGTCTGTAAGGGATGAAGAGTGGAAGAAGCGCCTAACAAGTGAACAATTCTACATTACCCGTCAAAAGGGCACTGAGAGAGCTTTCACTGG GGAGTATTGGAATACCAAAACTGAGGGGACTTACCATTGCATATGTTGTGACACCCCTCTATTTGA ATCATCTACTAAGTTTAATAGTGGAACTGGATGGCCATCATATTACCAGCCAATTGGGAACAATGTGAAGTCAAAATTAGATCTGTCGATTATATTCATGCCGCGCCAGGAAGTTCTTTGTGCTGTCTGTGATGCTCATCTTGGACATGTGTTTGATGATGGTCCTCCACCCACTGGAAAGCGTTATTGTATCAACAG TGCTGCCCTTAGGCTGAAACCAACGCAGTAG